The proteins below are encoded in one region of Streptomyces ficellus:
- a CDS encoding VOC family protein: MTEATRRKPGTPCWVSLMVHRLDATQEFYGALFGWRFEPGPRQLGPYLRGLLDGKEVAGIGQLPADQDLPIAWTTYLATDDADETAEAIRCSGGTVAVGPLGAADAGRLAICSDPTGAVFGIWQAAAHLGTAVVGAPGTPAWNELLTQETEAVSKFYKTVFGYELDAGDPAEKDLVTLKVDERPVASLYGIGSSLPRDRGAHWMTWFEVADTDEAARRVAGLGGRVLREPYDDPAGRLATVADPEGAVFTLVRSAGA, encoded by the coding sequence ATGACCGAGGCGACTCGGCGCAAGCCCGGTACACCTTGCTGGGTGAGCTTGATGGTGCATCGCCTTGACGCGACGCAGGAGTTCTACGGGGCGCTGTTCGGCTGGCGCTTCGAACCGGGTCCGCGACAGCTGGGCCCGTACCTACGCGGGCTGCTCGACGGCAAGGAAGTGGCGGGTATCGGCCAGCTTCCCGCCGATCAGGACCTGCCGATCGCCTGGACGACGTACCTGGCGACGGACGACGCCGACGAGACCGCCGAGGCGATCCGGTGCAGCGGGGGGACGGTCGCCGTCGGGCCGCTGGGTGCCGCGGACGCGGGACGTCTGGCCATCTGCTCCGACCCGACGGGGGCCGTCTTCGGGATCTGGCAGGCCGCCGCGCACCTCGGCACGGCCGTGGTGGGCGCGCCGGGCACGCCCGCCTGGAACGAGCTGCTGACGCAGGAGACGGAAGCGGTCAGCAAGTTCTACAAGACGGTGTTCGGGTACGAGCTGGACGCCGGCGATCCGGCCGAGAAGGACCTGGTGACGCTGAAGGTCGACGAGCGGCCGGTCGCCTCGCTGTACGGCATCGGCTCCTCCCTGCCGCGCGACCGGGGTGCCCACTGGATGACGTGGTTCGAGGTAGCGGACACCGACGAGGCGGCGCGGCGGGTGGCCGGGCTGGGCGGCCGGGTGCTCCGGGAGCCGTACGACGACCCGGCCGGGCGGCTGGCGACCGTGGCGGACCCGGAGGGTGCGGTGTTCACGCTCGTACGGTCGGCGGGTGCGTGA
- a CDS encoding alkaline phosphatase family protein, whose amino-acid sequence MVQPAHMAPAWPDEPEPLAPGTAPVPEYGSGSLADLLPTLAAGLDVPGFEHRISELTPADRNCVFLIDGLGWEQIKAHPDEAPYLTSLLGSSRGGTGRPITAGFPATTATSLASVGTGRPPGEHGMPGYTVRDPAIGRLMNQLRWKPWTPPHAWQPYPTVFQLADAVGVHTAQVSSPTFRDTPLTKVALSGGTFHGRLTGEERMDLAAGELAAGDRSLVYTYYSEVDGSGHRFGVDSDAWRGQLMCVDRLVQRLAEQLPPRTALYVTADHGMIDIPFDEQSRIDFDEDWELSAGVALLGGEGRARHVYAVPGAETDVLTCWREVLGEQFWVASRDEAIEAGWFGPVVDERVHARIGDVVAAAHDDVVITASVNEPNESAMVGVHGSMTPVEQLVPLLEVRS is encoded by the coding sequence ATGGTCCAGCCCGCACACATGGCACCCGCCTGGCCCGACGAACCCGAGCCGCTCGCCCCCGGCACCGCACCCGTGCCCGAGTACGGCTCCGGCTCCCTCGCCGACCTGCTGCCGACGCTCGCCGCCGGTCTGGACGTACCCGGGTTCGAGCACCGCATCAGCGAGCTGACGCCCGCCGACCGCAACTGCGTGTTCCTGATCGACGGCCTCGGCTGGGAGCAGATCAAGGCCCACCCCGACGAGGCCCCGTACCTCACGTCGCTCCTGGGCAGCTCCAGGGGCGGCACGGGACGACCGATCACCGCCGGGTTCCCCGCCACCACCGCGACCTCACTGGCGTCCGTCGGCACCGGACGGCCGCCGGGCGAGCACGGCATGCCCGGCTACACCGTGCGCGACCCGGCCATCGGCCGGCTGATGAACCAGCTGCGCTGGAAGCCCTGGACGCCGCCGCACGCCTGGCAGCCGTACCCGACCGTCTTCCAGCTCGCCGACGCCGTCGGCGTCCACACCGCGCAGGTCTCCTCGCCGACCTTCCGCGACACGCCCCTGACCAAGGTCGCGCTCAGCGGCGGAACGTTTCATGGGCGGCTCACCGGTGAGGAACGGATGGACCTGGCCGCCGGGGAACTCGCCGCCGGTGACCGTTCCCTCGTCTACACGTACTACAGCGAGGTCGACGGCAGCGGTCACCGCTTCGGCGTCGACTCCGACGCCTGGCGCGGCCAGTTGATGTGCGTCGACCGTCTCGTCCAGCGCCTGGCCGAGCAGCTCCCGCCCCGCACCGCGCTGTACGTCACCGCCGACCACGGGATGATCGACATCCCGTTCGACGAGCAGTCCCGCATCGACTTCGACGAGGACTGGGAGCTGAGCGCGGGAGTCGCCCTGCTCGGCGGCGAGGGCCGGGCCCGCCACGTCTACGCGGTGCCGGGCGCCGAGACCGACGTACTGACCTGCTGGCGCGAGGTGCTGGGCGAGCAGTTCTGGGTGGCGAGCCGCGACGAGGCGATCGAGGCCGGCTGGTTCGGCCCGGTGGTCGACGAGCGCGTCCACGCCAGGATCGGCGACGTCGTCGCGGCCGCCCACGACGACGTCGTCATCACGGCGTCGGTCAACGAGCCCAACGAGTCCGCGATGGTCGGCGTGCACGGCTCCATGACGCCCGTGGAGCAGCTGGTCCCGCTGCTCGAAGTCCGCTCGTAA
- a CDS encoding D-arabinono-1,4-lactone oxidase, producing MSSASRTRISRSSSTWRNWAGNVSARPVREARPASVRELADTVRGAAEEGLRVKTVGTGHSFTSIAATDGVLIRPDLLTGIRRVDRRGLTVTVESGTSLKRLNAALAREGLSLTNMGDIMEQTVAGAISTGTHGTGRDSASIAAQIRELELVTADGRILTCSEKGTDEERAVFAAARIGLGALGVVSAITFAVEPIFLLAAREEPMTFDRVTAEFDALHAENEHFEFYWFPHTGNCNTKRNNRSAGPAAPPGRVSGWIEDELLSNGLFQVVNSVGRAVPAAVPAIAKLSSRALSARTYTDIPYKVFTSPRRVRFVEMEYALPREAAVGALRELKAMVDRSPLRVSFPVEVRTAPADDITLSTASGRETAYIAVHMYKGTPYRSYFTAAERIMTAHGGRPHWGKLHTRDAGYFAEVYPRFGEFTALRDRLDPDRVFDNDYLRRVLGA from the coding sequence GTGAGCAGCGCGAGCAGGACCCGGATCAGCCGGAGCAGCAGCACGTGGCGTAACTGGGCGGGGAACGTGTCCGCCAGGCCCGTACGGGAAGCCCGTCCCGCCTCGGTGCGGGAGCTGGCGGACACGGTCCGCGGCGCCGCCGAGGAGGGCCTGCGGGTCAAGACGGTGGGGACGGGGCACTCGTTCACGTCGATAGCGGCCACCGACGGCGTACTGATCCGTCCCGACCTGCTGACCGGCATCCGGCGCGTCGACCGGCGCGGGCTGACCGTGACCGTGGAATCCGGCACCTCCCTGAAGCGGCTGAACGCGGCCCTCGCGCGGGAGGGCCTCTCGCTCACCAACATGGGCGACATCATGGAGCAGACGGTGGCGGGCGCCATCAGCACCGGCACGCACGGCACGGGGCGGGACTCGGCGTCGATCGCGGCGCAGATCAGGGAGCTGGAGCTGGTCACGGCGGACGGCCGCATCCTGACCTGCTCGGAGAAGGGGACCGACGAGGAGCGCGCCGTCTTCGCGGCGGCGCGGATCGGGCTGGGCGCGCTGGGGGTCGTCTCGGCCATCACGTTCGCCGTGGAGCCGATCTTCCTGCTCGCCGCGCGCGAGGAGCCGATGACCTTCGACCGGGTCACCGCGGAGTTCGACGCGCTGCACGCGGAGAACGAGCACTTCGAGTTCTACTGGTTCCCGCACACCGGCAACTGCAACACCAAGCGCAACAATCGCAGCGCGGGGCCCGCCGCCCCGCCCGGGCGGGTCAGCGGCTGGATCGAGGACGAGCTGCTCTCCAACGGGCTCTTCCAGGTGGTGAACTCGGTCGGCCGGGCGGTGCCCGCGGCCGTCCCCGCGATCGCCAAGCTCTCCAGCCGCGCCCTGTCCGCGCGCACGTACACGGACATCCCCTACAAGGTGTTCACCAGTCCGCGCCGCGTGCGGTTCGTGGAGATGGAGTACGCGCTCCCCCGGGAGGCCGCCGTCGGCGCGCTGCGCGAACTGAAGGCCATGGTCGACCGGTCGCCCCTGCGCGTCAGCTTCCCCGTGGAGGTCCGGACGGCACCCGCGGACGACATCACCCTCTCGACGGCGTCGGGGAGGGAGACGGCGTACATCGCGGTGCACATGTACAAGGGCACTCCCTACCGGTCGTACTTCACCGCCGCGGAGCGGATCATGACGGCCCACGGCGGGCGGCCGCACTGGGGCAAGCTGCACACGCGGGACGCCGGGTACTTCGCGGAGGTCTATCCGCGGTTCGGTGAGTTCACCGCGCTGCGTGACCGGCTGGACCCGGACCGGGTGTTCGACAACGACTACCTGCGGCGGGTCCTGGGCGCCTGA
- a CDS encoding inositol monophosphatase family protein: protein MTDPRDPLLTELLDLALEAGRRAGALLRDGRPADLGVAATKSSPIDVVTEMDIAAEKLITAFLAEHRPHDGLLGEEGAATEGTSGVRWVVDPLDGTVNYLYGLPTWAVSIAAERGGETVVGVVEAPMRGETFRAVLGGGAFLNDRPVRCRPAPPLDQALVSTGFNYVAAVRAHQADVAQRLIPRLRDIRRGGSAAIDLCDVAAGRLDGYYERGLSPWDLAAGDLIAREAGARTGGRPGARPSGELTVAASPGVFAPLQTLLEEFGAWHD, encoded by the coding sequence GTGACCGACCCGCGTGACCCGCTCCTGACCGAACTCCTGGACCTGGCCCTGGAGGCCGGGCGCCGGGCCGGCGCGCTCCTGCGGGACGGCCGCCCGGCCGACCTGGGCGTCGCGGCGACGAAGTCGAGCCCCATCGACGTCGTCACCGAGATGGACATCGCCGCCGAGAAGCTGATCACCGCCTTCCTCGCCGAGCACCGCCCCCACGACGGGCTCCTCGGCGAGGAGGGGGCCGCCACGGAGGGCACCAGCGGCGTCCGCTGGGTCGTCGACCCCCTGGACGGCACCGTGAACTACCTGTACGGCCTGCCGACCTGGGCGGTCTCCATCGCCGCCGAGCGGGGCGGCGAGACCGTGGTGGGCGTGGTCGAGGCCCCGATGCGCGGCGAGACGTTCCGCGCGGTGCTCGGCGGCGGCGCCTTCCTGAACGACCGGCCCGTCCGCTGCCGGCCCGCCCCGCCGCTGGACCAGGCCCTGGTATCCACGGGCTTCAACTACGTGGCCGCGGTCCGCGCCCACCAGGCCGACGTGGCGCAGCGCCTGATCCCCCGGCTGCGGGACATCCGGCGCGGCGGCTCCGCCGCGATCGACCTGTGCGACGTGGCCGCGGGCCGCCTCGACGGGTACTACGAGCGGGGGCTCAGCCCGTGGGACCTGGCGGCCGGCGACCTGATCGCCCGTGAAGCCGGGGCCCGCACCGGCGGACGCCCCGGTGCCCGGCCCTCCGGCGAACTGACGGTGGCGGCGTCCCCGGGCGTCTTCGCCCCGCTCCAGACGCTCCTGGAGGAGTTCGGCGCCTGGCACGACTGA
- the sepH gene encoding septation protein SepH, whose translation MPELRVVAVSNDGTRLVLKAADSTEYTLPIDERLRAAVRNDRARLGQIEIEVESHLRPRDIQARIRAGASAEEVAQLAGIPVERVRRFEGPVLAERAFMAERARKTPVRRPGENTGPQLGEAVQERLLLRGADKDTVVWDSWRRDDGTWEVLLVYRVAGEVHSASWTYDPPRRLVQAVDDEARALIGETDDAVAVQEPSFPFVPRIARLPRDRPLDRALDRQIERPAPVPAPEPEEEPERDSLTSLLEAVPSFRGDLVVPDRPAVEPPATEPDLEPDAEEPPAPAASAGAGSAYADVLMPRAVSGHRDRLTGTTDRQAEADGVRPGRRAAVPSWDEIVFGTRRKKQE comes from the coding sequence ATGCCCGAACTGCGTGTCGTGGCCGTCTCCAACGACGGCACACGACTGGTGCTGAAGGCTGCTGACAGCACGGAGTACACGCTTCCGATCGACGAGCGGCTGCGCGCCGCCGTCCGCAACGACCGCGCCCGCCTCGGCCAGATCGAGATCGAGGTGGAGAGCCACCTCCGCCCCCGCGACATCCAGGCGCGTATACGCGCTGGTGCCTCCGCGGAAGAGGTCGCCCAGCTCGCCGGCATCCCCGTCGAACGGGTACGCCGCTTCGAGGGCCCCGTCCTCGCGGAGCGCGCCTTCATGGCGGAGCGCGCCCGGAAGACCCCCGTACGCCGTCCCGGCGAGAACACCGGCCCCCAGCTGGGCGAGGCGGTGCAGGAGCGGCTGCTGCTGCGCGGCGCCGACAAGGACACGGTCGTCTGGGACTCCTGGCGCCGCGACGACGGCACCTGGGAAGTCCTGCTGGTCTACCGGGTGGCCGGTGAGGTCCACTCGGCGAGCTGGACGTACGACCCGCCCCGGCGGCTGGTGCAGGCCGTGGACGACGAGGCGCGCGCGCTGATCGGCGAGACCGACGACGCGGTGGCCGTCCAGGAGCCGAGCTTCCCCTTCGTCCCGCGCATCGCCCGCCTTCCGCGCGACCGGCCGCTGGACCGTGCCCTGGACCGGCAGATCGAGCGCCCGGCCCCGGTCCCGGCCCCCGAGCCGGAGGAGGAGCCCGAGCGGGACTCGCTGACCAGCCTGCTGGAGGCGGTGCCGAGCTTCCGGGGCGACCTGGTCGTTCCCGACCGCCCGGCCGTCGAACCGCCGGCGACCGAGCCCGACCTGGAACCGGACGCGGAGGAGCCCCCGGCCCCCGCCGCCTCCGCGGGCGCCGGCTCGGCGTACGCGGACGTCCTGATGCCCCGCGCGGTGAGTGGTCACCGCGACCGCCTCACCGGCACGACCGACCGTCAGGCCGAGGCGGACGGCGTCCGCCCCGGCCGCCGCGCGGCGGTCCCCAGCTGGGACGAGATCGTCTTCGGCACGCGCCGCAAGAAGCAGGAGTAA
- a CDS encoding sulfurtransferase: MNPIISAPELVDELAGARPPVLLDVRWQLGGPPGRPSYEAGHIPGAVYVDLDTELAGPPGTGGRHPLPDVAEFGAVMRRAGVRADSRVVAYDGGQGWGAARAWWLLRWTGHPDVRVLDGGLAAWRGELSTGTPTPVTGDFAPEPGALPLLDADGAAALARTGLLLDARAGERYRGEVEPIDPVGGHIPGAVSAPTTENADADGRYLPPETLAARFKHLGATDAPEVGVYCGSGVSGAHEVLALELAGIRAALYAGSWSEWSSDPTRPVATGPERG; this comes from the coding sequence ATGAACCCCATCATCTCGGCACCCGAACTCGTCGACGAGCTGGCCGGCGCGCGCCCCCCGGTCCTCCTGGACGTCCGCTGGCAGCTCGGCGGCCCGCCCGGCCGGCCGTCGTACGAGGCGGGGCACATTCCGGGCGCGGTGTACGTCGACCTCGACACCGAGCTGGCGGGCCCGCCCGGCACCGGGGGCCGGCACCCGCTGCCGGACGTGGCGGAGTTCGGCGCGGTGATGCGCCGCGCGGGCGTCCGCGCCGACTCGCGGGTCGTCGCCTACGACGGCGGCCAGGGCTGGGGCGCCGCCCGCGCCTGGTGGCTGCTGCGCTGGACGGGACATCCGGACGTACGGGTCCTGGACGGTGGCCTCGCCGCCTGGCGGGGCGAGCTGTCGACCGGCACGCCGACGCCCGTGACCGGCGACTTCGCGCCCGAGCCCGGCGCGCTGCCCCTGCTGGACGCGGACGGCGCGGCGGCCCTGGCGCGGACGGGTCTGCTGCTGGACGCGCGGGCGGGGGAGCGGTACCGCGGCGAGGTGGAGCCGATCGACCCCGTGGGCGGGCACATCCCGGGCGCGGTCTCGGCCCCGACCACGGAGAACGCCGACGCCGACGGGCGCTACCTGCCGCCCGAGACGCTGGCCGCCCGCTTCAAGCACCTGGGCGCGACCGACGCCCCGGAGGTCGGCGTGTACTGCGGTTCCGGTGTCTCGGGCGCCCACGAGGTCCTGGCCCTGGAGCTCGCCGGCATCCGGGCCGCGCTGTACGCGGGCTCCTGGTCCGAGTGGTCCTCCGACCCGACCCGCCCGGTCGCCACGGGCCCGGAACGCGGCTAG
- a CDS encoding DUF5998 family protein has product MAKTGTTTTQGLRAAIERSGYYPALVAEAVEAAVGGEPIASYLVHQETTFDANEVRRHVTVLVLTANRFIVSHTDEQNADTSSPTPYATTSTESVKLGRISSVVLSRVVANPESYTPGTLPREVVLTIGWGAVSRLDLEPAACGDPNCEADHGYTGNSTADDLSLRVSEAGDGPETVRQALAFAQALSEATAATR; this is encoded by the coding sequence ATGGCGAAGACCGGTACGACGACCACCCAGGGGCTGCGCGCGGCGATCGAGCGCAGCGGCTACTACCCGGCCCTTGTGGCCGAGGCGGTCGAGGCCGCCGTCGGCGGGGAGCCGATCGCGTCGTACCTGGTCCACCAGGAGACCACCTTCGACGCCAACGAGGTGCGCCGGCACGTCACGGTCCTGGTCCTGACGGCCAACCGCTTCATCGTCAGTCACACCGACGAGCAGAACGCCGACACCAGCTCCCCGACGCCGTACGCGACCACTTCCACCGAGTCGGTCAAGCTCGGCCGGATCTCGTCCGTCGTCCTCAGCCGCGTCGTGGCGAACCCCGAGTCGTACACCCCCGGCACCCTGCCGCGCGAGGTCGTCCTCACCATCGGCTGGGGCGCCGTCTCCCGGCTCGACCTGGAGCCCGCCGCGTGCGGCGACCCGAACTGCGAGGCCGACCACGGCTACACCGGCAACTCCACGGCCGACGACCTGAGCCTGCGCGTCAGCGAGGCCGGTGACGGCCCCGAGACGGTGCGGCAGGCCCTCGCCTTCGCCCAGGCGCTCTCCGAAGCCACCGCGGCCACCCGCTGA
- a CDS encoding thymidine kinase, with protein sequence MPELVFFSGTMDCGKSTLALQIEHNRSARGLQGMIFTRDDRAGEGKLSSRLGLVTDAVEAAEGFDFYAYLVAHLSKGGRCDYVIADEAQFLAPEQIDQLARVVDDLELDVFAFGITTDFRSKLFPGSQRLVELADRVEVLQVEALCWCGARATHNARTVGGEMVVEGAQVVVGDVNAGDESGEVGYEVLCRRHHRRRMTAASARAAALSPDVLPVPAE encoded by the coding sequence ATGCCCGAGCTGGTGTTCTTCTCCGGAACGATGGACTGCGGAAAGAGCACCCTCGCTCTGCAGATCGAGCACAACCGCTCCGCGCGCGGCCTCCAGGGCATGATCTTCACCCGTGACGACCGGGCCGGCGAGGGCAAGCTGTCCTCGCGCCTGGGCCTGGTCACGGACGCGGTCGAGGCCGCCGAGGGCTTCGACTTCTACGCCTACCTCGTCGCCCACCTCTCCAAGGGCGGCCGTTGCGACTACGTGATCGCGGACGAGGCGCAGTTCCTCGCGCCCGAGCAGATCGACCAGCTCGCCCGCGTCGTCGACGACCTCGAACTCGACGTCTTCGCCTTCGGCATCACCACCGACTTCCGCTCCAAGCTCTTCCCCGGCTCCCAGCGGCTCGTCGAACTCGCCGACCGGGTCGAGGTCCTCCAGGTCGAGGCCCTGTGCTGGTGCGGCGCGCGCGCCACCCACAACGCCCGGACCGTCGGCGGCGAGATGGTCGTCGAGGGCGCCCAAGTCGTCGTGGGCGACGTCAACGCCGGTGACGAGAGCGGGGAGGTGGGGTACGAGGTGCTCTGCCGCCGTCACCACCGGCGCCGTATGACCGCCGCCTCCGCCCGCGCCGCCGCCCTGTCACCCGACGTGCTGCCGGTGCCGGCCGAATGA
- a CDS encoding MFS transporter, which yields MPSPYRAIFSAPGTVGFSAAGFIGRMPLAMMGIGIVTMISQLTGRYGLAGALSATLAVSAAVLGPQVSRLVDRYGQRRVLRPATLITVAAVAGLLVCAKLELPEWTLFVFSACAGSVPSIGAMTRARWATIYRGAPRELHTAYSFESIVDEVCFIFGPIVSIGLSTVWFPEAGPLLAAVFLAAGVWWLTAQRATEPKPHPIEQHTGGSALRSPGLQVLVAAFVATGTIFGAVDVVTVAFAEESGHKAAASLVLAVYALGSCLAGAVFGLLHLKGEPSRRWVVGVCAMAVSMIPLQLAGNLPVLAVALFVAGLAIAPTMVTTMALVEAHVPRTKLTEGMSWTGTGLAVGVALGSSAAGWVVDAHGAAAGYAVPGVAGVLAAVVAFLGYRRLRRPVPTREGQGQREQREQDPDQPEQQHVA from the coding sequence TTGCCCAGTCCCTACCGCGCGATCTTCTCCGCCCCCGGAACGGTGGGGTTCTCCGCAGCCGGCTTCATCGGCCGGATGCCGCTGGCCATGATGGGCATCGGCATCGTCACGATGATCTCCCAGCTCACCGGGCGCTACGGCCTGGCCGGCGCGCTCTCCGCGACGCTCGCCGTGTCGGCCGCCGTGCTCGGCCCGCAGGTCTCGCGGCTGGTCGACCGGTACGGGCAGCGGCGGGTGCTGCGCCCGGCCACGCTGATCACGGTGGCGGCCGTGGCGGGGCTGCTGGTGTGCGCGAAGCTGGAGCTGCCCGAGTGGACGCTGTTTGTGTTCTCGGCGTGCGCCGGCAGCGTCCCCAGCATCGGCGCGATGACCCGGGCCCGGTGGGCGACGATCTACCGGGGCGCGCCGCGTGAGCTGCACACCGCGTACTCGTTCGAGTCGATCGTCGACGAGGTGTGCTTCATCTTCGGCCCGATCGTCTCCATCGGACTGTCGACCGTGTGGTTCCCGGAGGCGGGCCCGCTGCTGGCCGCCGTGTTCCTGGCGGCGGGTGTCTGGTGGCTGACGGCGCAGCGGGCCACCGAGCCGAAGCCGCATCCGATCGAGCAGCACACCGGTGGTTCGGCGCTGCGCTCCCCCGGCCTGCAGGTGCTGGTGGCCGCGTTCGTCGCGACCGGCACGATCTTCGGCGCGGTGGACGTGGTGACGGTGGCGTTCGCCGAGGAGTCGGGCCACAAGGCCGCGGCCAGCCTGGTGCTGGCGGTGTACGCGCTGGGCTCGTGCCTGGCGGGCGCGGTCTTCGGCCTGCTGCACCTCAAGGGCGAGCCGTCCCGCAGGTGGGTCGTGGGCGTGTGTGCGATGGCCGTGAGTATGATCCCCCTCCAACTGGCCGGGAACCTGCCTGTCCTGGCCGTGGCGCTCTTTGTCGCGGGCCTCGCCATCGCGCCGACGATGGTGACGACCATGGCCCTCGTCGAGGCCCACGTACCGCGCACCAAACTGACCGAGGGCATGTCCTGGACGGGTACCGGGCTCGCGGTCGGCGTGGCGCTCGGCTCCTCGGCCGCCGGCTGGGTGGTCGACGCGCACGGAGCGGCCGCGGGGTACGCGGTGCCCGGCGTCGCGGGAGTGCTCGCGGCCGTGGTGGCGTTCCTGGGGTACCGCCGGCTGCGCAGGCCGGTGCCGACGCGGGAGGGGCAGGGGCAGCGTGAGCAGCGCGAGCAGGACCCGGATCAGCCGGAGCAGCAGCACGTGGCGTAA
- a CDS encoding ferrochelatase has protein sequence MSDQRDPAPYDALLLLSFGGPEGPDDVVPFLENVTRGRGIPKERLKEVGQHYFLFGGVSPINDQNRALLAALRKDFADSGLDLPVYWGNRNWAPYLTDTLREMVTDGRRRIAVLATSAYASYSGCRQYRENLADALAALEAEGLPLPRVDKLRHYFNHAGFVRPMVDGVLESLAQLDESVRAGAHLAFTTHSIPTSAADTSGPAGEHGEGGAYVREHLEVARLVADAVRDETGVEHPWELVYQSRSGAPHIPWLEPDICDHLEALHGAGAPAVVMVPIGFVSDHMEVLYDLDTEATAKAAELGLPVRRSATVGDDPRFAAAVRDLVLERAAAERGTAVERCALGALGPSHDLCPIGCCPARAERPAAAGADSPYA, from the coding sequence GTGTCCGATCAGCGCGATCCCGCCCCGTACGACGCGCTGCTGCTGCTCTCCTTCGGCGGGCCCGAGGGCCCCGACGACGTGGTCCCCTTCCTGGAGAACGTGACCCGGGGAAGGGGCATCCCCAAGGAACGCCTGAAGGAAGTGGGGCAGCACTACTTCCTCTTCGGCGGCGTCAGCCCGATCAACGACCAGAACCGCGCGCTGCTCGCCGCGCTGCGCAAGGACTTCGCGGACTCGGGCCTGGACCTGCCCGTGTACTGGGGAAACCGGAACTGGGCGCCGTACCTCACCGACACCCTGCGGGAGATGGTCACCGACGGCCGCCGCCGCATCGCCGTCCTCGCCACCAGCGCCTACGCCTCGTACTCCGGCTGCCGCCAGTACCGCGAGAACCTGGCGGACGCCCTGGCCGCGCTGGAGGCGGAGGGGCTGCCGCTGCCCCGGGTCGACAAGCTGCGGCACTACTTCAACCACGCCGGGTTCGTGCGGCCCATGGTCGACGGCGTCCTGGAGTCGCTGGCCCAGCTCGACGAGTCCGTCCGCGCGGGCGCGCACCTGGCCTTCACCACGCACTCCATCCCGACCTCCGCCGCCGACACCTCGGGCCCGGCCGGCGAGCACGGCGAGGGCGGCGCGTACGTCAGGGAGCACCTGGAGGTCGCCCGGCTGGTCGCCGACGCCGTCCGGGACGAGACGGGCGTCGAGCACCCCTGGGAGCTGGTCTACCAGTCCCGCAGCGGCGCCCCGCACATCCCGTGGCTGGAGCCCGACATCTGCGACCACCTGGAGGCCCTGCACGGCGCGGGCGCACCGGCGGTCGTCATGGTCCCGATCGGGTTCGTCTCCGACCACATGGAGGTCCTGTACGACCTGGACACGGAGGCCACCGCCAAGGCCGCCGAGCTGGGCCTGCCCGTGCGCAGGTCGGCCACCGTGGGTGACGACCCGCGCTTCGCCGCCGCCGTCCGGGACCTGGTCCTGGAGCGGGCGGCCGCCGAGCGGGGGACGGCCGTGGAGCGGTGCGCGCTGGGCGCCCTCGGCCCGTCGCACGACCTGTGCCCCATCGGCTGCTGCCCGGCCCGCGCGGAGCGCCCCGCCGCGGCCGGCGCCGACAGCCCGTACGCGTGA